The Apis mellifera strain DH4 linkage group LG3, Amel_HAv3.1, whole genome shotgun sequence genome includes the window TCGTCGTACCAAAAGCAAACGTATGGCAACCTCGTCAACCTCGATACGCCTTCGCCAATGATAAGATAAAGGTTAGCATGTGTACGTTTCTCGTGAAATCGCAAACGTAGGCGTTGCTGTATTTCGCTTTATTCGTGTGTACTTCGATTCTTGCGTTCGTTTCTGATAatgctttttctttctatgcattctttttttttctttttctcttttctttttcctcttttttcttctttgtcttCACGATATCGAACGAAAAAGCGAATGGATTGTGCAAACGAATGAATCGAATATAATCTCGATGAAatgagaatttctttttgcGAGGTTAGCCTGGTCTACAGGTATGCGCAGGTATGCGCGAGTAGGCGCCATCGTGTGACCGCCCACGGAGAAGGTATATTTCTGCATCCGTACGTGGGCAAACGATGCGACCAACTATGACGCTTaacctatgtatatatatatatattgttaatcaaGGCTGGTATCATTTGATATATCAAATTCACattgcatttcattttttgaaattttcagattataaaattcaatattgaaaatacaatacaataacgGAATTCTTATGTGCATGTATGCATGTAATCTATTACAATATATCTATGTGATTAAAGTACAAACACGTATGCATTCATATACACAGAAGATAACGATACAATGCAAACATTAATACACAGCAATGGAACTATATGCACTGATGCACGTGTGGCGCTCTCCCAGTTAGCATGTACGTAAATAAACTTCAGTTATAAACTCGGGTCTGCAATTTTAGCAAGTGCCACTCTTTATTCTAGACAAAAGAGCCTAAGTAcatatttaactattatttttttgtatcattttatgactaattattatactataattttattatactataatgtatattatttttaatacttcttCCTCTAAATATGATTGTatgatatgtataaatatatttaaaggtAAACGAAGATATAATTGGTCGAATAGAATAACAAAATAGTTTAATAGAAATTCGTTTGAAACGTGttgtaataaatacataacaaactaatattatacattgaaCAGGAGCCAATTATATGAAAACATGAACAATTTCAGCTCAGACAAGACTTAATCAATCGTTCGAACAAAATAAGTATCATAGACGACAGCCTGTCTCGCCAAGAACTCTTGAAAGATACCTCTATGTTCAAGTAACAGACAAAGATAGCGGAAAGAACCGTCTAATGCGCTTTTTGCAAAGAATTACGACCGTAACGCCCTTTTCTTTCACATTCGCATTCTCATATGGCTTTTGCCGCATAAGTAAGGTAGGTAAGGGCTATATGAGTAGTATGGTACATAGAATTCAAAGGTGAGGTGTCGCAAGTCAAGGCAGTGGTAAATAGAAGCACACTTATCTCGCTCACTCTTACTCTCAATCCGTTAATTCTATCCTTTGCTGCGTGtgcacatacacatacacagaGAACAAGCACAAGTGCGTGAAAAGAGAGCAAGGAAAGCGAAGGCTACAGATCCCAAGCAAACGAACatggaggagaaagagggaaagagaatgGTCGGCGTACATCATTTGGGCGCCGAGAAGTCTGGCGCGACCAGGCCAAGCCAGGCCAGGCCAGAGGCGCATCTCTGGTTACGCGACCATTTGGGGCGCCAAGCATGGAGCGCCGAGGAGGTGAAAGGAGCGGGAGGAAGAACTGATAGAAGGGAAAACCGTAGGAGAGCAAAGAACAGAGAAGAGGATCCCAGAGGGACTAGTAGAGACGAAGGTAGGCGTTCGAGCATCGTCGTGTCGAGCTTTGAACCGTGGAATCGCAT containing:
- the LOC100578418 gene encoding uncharacterized protein LOC100578418 isoform X2 encodes the protein MKDASNRLESWSSASSLSFIVVPKANVWQPRQPRYAFANDKIKPGLQVCAGMRE